From the genome of Triticum aestivum cultivar Chinese Spring chromosome 3B, IWGSC CS RefSeq v2.1, whole genome shotgun sequence, one region includes:
- the LOC123070274 gene encoding CASP-like protein 4A3: MEKTSSSSTASPVRSPPPEPAAEAQPPPPSSPPSQLPAADLFRLSPDNPTPAHPLPAAPTTSAPAPSTGPCRLSPDNPTPAPPLPAAPTTTAPAPSTVPFRLSPDNPTPAPPLPAAPTVTAPPPDGADDSSSPSPPSPPKAPTHPPLSTTDPSPPLPRGNQTSAPRRTPPSPPARAPAPAAPSPPAPASPEAKPVQEADEVPGESENMALALALTQNEAVMPPTPQKDAVMAESPTGSPQKESALTIAKLLSAEDPAATEAKPAADKVAPAVVTESVAGGGGGGGGSKVGVGSKRWLLRGLPDRVRLTELKRAELGFKVSAAVFCLISLSVMSAGTTPGWAGDSFRRYNEYRYTLAASVMAFTYSGFQLVAEVRYLVTGRRIIGGPWGNYFNLAMDQVLAYLLLSASSAALSRNDVWVSRFGVDQFAKLINASGSMAFLAFIALGLSSIISARRVFSSIP; the protein is encoded by the exons ATGGAAAAAACCAGCAGCTCCTCCACGGCCTCCCCAGTCCGCTCACCGCCACCGGAGCCGGCCGCGGAGGCACAACcacctcctccttcttcgcccccATCACAGCTTCCCGCTGCCGATCTCTTTCGCCTCTCGCCGGATAACCCAACCCCAGCTCACCCCCTTCCTGCTGCACCTACAACTAGTGCTCCTGCGCCATCTACCGGCCCCTGTCGCCTCTCGCCGGATAACCCAACCCCAGCTCCTCCTCTTCCTGCTGCACCTACAACTACTGCTCCGGCGCCATCTACCGTCCCCTTTCGCCTCTCGCCGGATAATCCAACCCCAGCTCCTCCCCTTCCTGCTGCACCAACAGTTACTGCTCCGCCGCCGGATGGCGCCGACGATTCCTCTtcaccgtcgcctccctcgcctccAAAGGCTCCAACGCATCCACCTCTTTCCACCACCGATCCTTCTCCTCCCCTCCCTCGTGGGAACCAAACATCCGCGCCGCGGCGGACACCCCCTTCTCCTCCCGCTCGCGCTCCCGCTCcagcagcaccatctccaccaGCACCGGCGTCTCCGGAAGCTAAACCGGTGCAGGAGGCAGATGAAGTGCCCGGCGAATCGGAGAACATGGCGCTAGCCCTTGCGCTAACCCAAAACGAAGCAGTGATGCCGCCGACGCCGCAGAAGGACGCGGTCATGGCTGAATCCCCGACCGGATCTCCGCAGAAGGAGTCGGCCCTGACCATAGCGAAGCTCCTCTCGGCCGAGGACCCCGCGGCAACGGAGGCCAAGCCGGCCGCCGACAAGGTAGCACCTGCGGTAGTCACCGAGtcagtcgccggcggcggcgggggcggaggcGGAAGCAAAGTCGGAGTGGGTTCCAAGAGATGGCTCCTTAGAGGGCTCCCAGATAGAGTACGGCTCACGGAGCTGAAGAGGGCTGAGCTAGGGTTTAAGGTTTCAGCTGCCGTGTTCTGCTTGATCTCGCTCTCCGTCATGTCGGCTGGCACTACGCCGGGCTGGGCTGGTGACTCCTTCCGCCGCTACAACGAATACAG GTACACGCTTGCTGCGAGCGTGATGGCTTTTACATACTCGGGTTTCCAATTAGTTGCAGAAGTGCGCTACCTTGTCACGGGGAGGCGCATAATTGGAGGTCCCTGGGGCAACTACTTCAATCTCGCCATGGATCAG GTATTGGCTTACCTGCTGCTGTCAGCGTCTTCAGCAGCGCTTTCTCGCAATGATGTGTGGGTGTCTAGATTTGGCGTGGATCAGTTCGCCAAACTTATCAATGCCTCAGGCTCAATGGCGTTCTTAGCTTTCATTGCACTTGGTCTGAGCTCCATCATCTCTGCTCGTCGTGTATTCAGCTCAATCCCTTAA